In the Anaerolineae bacterium genome, GCCTGAAGCCCTTTGGGCTGCCAGCTCCGCCGCCAAGCCAAAGCAGGCCAGTCCCCCAGCCGCAGCCACGAGGTAATCCTTTTCCACAGCGGCAAAGGCTGCTATGGCCGTGGTGGCCATGCATCCGGAACCGGTGATGGTGGTTAAAAGGGGGTGGCCATTGTCCACCCCCAATACCCTTTCCCCGTCTGAAACAAAGTCCCTCTTTCCGGTGATGGCCACCACGGCCCTCCAGAGCTGAGCAGCCTGACGCGAGGCTCTGGCAGGGTCTTCAACGCCTCTAATGCTTTCCACGCCCCTCACTTCCGCCTCAAGCCCCATAAGGGCTCCGATCTCTCCCGAGTTACCCCTGACGATGCTCACTTTTAATTCCCTGATAATCCGCAGAGCTGACTCAGTTCGGAGTTGTGTAGCTCCCGCCCCGACTGGGTCCAGTACTATTGGGATGCCGATTTCCGATGCCTTTTTGCCAGCCTTCAGCATAGCTTCAATCCTGGAGATGGTCAGGGTGCCGATATTGAGCACCAGGGCTGAGGCTTTGGAAGTCATTTCCTCCACCTCTTCAGGGGCGTGGGCCATGACCGGGAGAGCCCCCAGGTGCAGGGTAACATTGGCAGTATCGTTCATCACCACATAATTGGTTATGTGGTGGATGAGGGGTTTATCCTGCCGAATGCGCACCAGAGCTTCGGCAATTTGTTCGTTCAGGCTTTTCATCTGATAACCTCTAACAAGGGTTGACCTCTGGTCTCACGCCCCAGGACCGCTGTGGCTAATCCGCCCAGAAGGAAAGCGAAAGCGTAGAGGCTCAGGGCTGCGGTAAGGGAGAAAGAAAGGAGATAACCTCCGAGGGTAGGAGCAATTGCTCCTGCTATCCTGGTCATGCCGCTTGCCCAGCCCATGCCTGTAGTCCGGACTTCTGTTGGGTAAAGTTCCGGGGTGTAGGCGTAGAGGCAGCCCCAGGCTCCTAGACAGAAGAAGCTCATGAGCACTGCGGCCCAGAGGATGGAGGAGAGCCCCGTTGCCACAGCAAAAAGA is a window encoding:
- the thiM gene encoding hydroxyethylthiazole kinase, which translates into the protein MKSLNEQIAEALVRIRQDKPLIHHITNYVVMNDTANVTLHLGALPVMAHAPEEVEEMTSKASALVLNIGTLTISRIEAMLKAGKKASEIGIPIVLDPVGAGATQLRTESALRIIRELKVSIVRGNSGEIGALMGLEAEVRGVESIRGVEDPARASRQAAQLWRAVVAITGKRDFVSDGERVLGVDNGHPLLTTITGSGCMATTAIAAFAAVEKDYLVAAAGGLACFGLAAELAAQRASGPASFKVHLFDELFNLTPEILAEGARIVEL